GTCACGAGTGCGTTGCGGCACTGTTTGGGCAACTCGCAACTCGCTCAACATCGAGTCCTCTGCTTCGCTTAAGATAATCCGAATCGGAGCTGGCATAAATAATGGAACACTCCGTTTAGAGAACCTATCCCATCTTATATTTAATTAGTCCCAGCTACTTACCTGCTGAATCATCAAGGTGTTGATGTAGACCAAACAAATTTGCAACAAATGCAACGCCAGGACTGATAGCTCCTGCTCATCCAGCCGATTGGTGGCAATCTCGCTGTTTTTGCCGTAGAAGATGAACCCGTTTGCCCCATTCCACTGTTCTACTACATTCAAACCCTCATGAACTTCCCGACGTAGTTCCTCAGAATGCAAATAGCGGCACAAAAAAATTGTCCGAATCGCTTTCCCCAGGTCTATCAATGCCAGATGGGTTGGATGAAGGGGAGAAGTCGCTCGGTTAAATCGACGTAGGATCGCTTCTGCTTCTGCGGTTCCCAGTCTGAGGGCTGTGGCATACTTCACCATCTGGTCATATTGCTGTCGAATCCGGTTCCAGTCAATTTCCTTGTTCGCCAAGACGGACTGCAAATTGGAATAGTTCTGGCGCTGTCCAGCTTGAGGTAAGGATAGCCGTTGTGCGCCAATGCGGCGAATCCGGGGCATCAGTTCAAACCCCAGCAGACGACAAAAGGCAAATGCCACTTCACTCTGTCCGTGGGTGTCTACAAAGTTCTTCTGCACAGGCATATCAGTGCAATGCCGTAGCAGCCCTTCAATCATGGCAGCTGCTTCTGAGGACGAGCAAGTCTTGAGTTGCGAATAAATGCAGGCAGACTTCTTCTCGACATGCCAATAGATCATGACCCCGCGTCCGCCGTAGCGAATATGCCACTCGGTCATGAGATTCTGCTCCCAGGAACCAAACTTTTTGGCATCTGAAGCACAGGTGGTTGTCCCCTCTCCCCAAATCGCTTCTCTACGGCTGGCAAAGATGGCATTGACGACCTGAGCAATCGCACGACGCAGATCCTCTTTATTGACGAAATGCTTTTTGATGTAACGCAGATCGTCGTAACTGTCGTGCTTCATGCCGCCACAAATCCATTTGAGTCCGGTATTGGTGCCTAGGGCATAAAGGCATAGCAGCAACCGTCGCTGAATGGTTTGGGGGTCGAACATTTCTCGTGAGGCAGTGGTTTTGAATTGCTGCGTGAAGTGGACTCGCAGGTCTGCTTCCTTGAGCACGTCGAGCAAACTGGTCATAGTCCAACGCCCGTTGATTTCTCCTTTCAAGTAGCGCAAGTTATAAGGTTCTGCCTGCCTCTCTAAGGGAGTCACTGAATCCAGTTATTTCCCTGACGTTTGATGAGCCGCACCAATGGATTTTGGGGTAGCCCTTGGTCGAGCAGTGTCAACGCTTGAGTCATTTCCGCTTGCAGTTGGGTGATGAAGGCTTCAGCATCAAGGGGTTGCTTGAGTGCCTGATAGTACACCTCTCGATTTTGGTCAAAGTCCTGCGGCAAATCAGATTCTGGATTACCATACCGCTTCGCCCCAACCACCCAAATCTCCTTTGAGCGCAGTATTATCTCGTAATGCTTGCAATACACAGATTTCGTAGTTGACGCGATTGATACGCTCTTTGCCTTCACTATCAGTTTCTACGATTAGGTCGCGCCAACCACTTTTGAGGACTCCTTTGACGTAAAGTTGTTCTTCACTGGCATAGTAACGCTGATTGCTATCTTGATATTTTTTCAGGAGTTCCAGAGCTTGAACAACGGGACGGTGAACTTCATTGTTG
This genomic window from Coleofasciculus sp. FACHB-1120 contains:
- a CDS encoding Tn3 family transposase; its protein translation is MTPLERQAEPYNLRYLKGEINGRWTMTSLLDVLKEADLRVHFTQQFKTTASREMFDPQTIQRRLLLCLYALGTNTGLKWICGGMKHDSYDDLRYIKKHFVNKEDLRRAIAQVVNAIFASRREAIWGEGTTTCASDAKKFGSWEQNLMTEWHIRYGGRGVMIYWHVEKKSACIYSQLKTCSSSEAAAMIEGLLRHCTDMPVQKNFVDTHGQSEVAFAFCRLLGFELMPRIRRIGAQRLSLPQAGQRQNYSNLQSVLANKEIDWNRIRQQYDQMVKYATALRLGTAEAEAILRRFNRATSPLHPTHLALIDLGKAIRTIFLCRYLHSEELRREVHEGLNVVEQWNGANGFIFYGKNSEIATNRLDEQELSVLALHLLQICLVYINTLMIQQVSSWD